A portion of the Pogoniulus pusillus isolate bPogPus1 chromosome 6, bPogPus1.pri, whole genome shotgun sequence genome contains these proteins:
- the FOXI2 gene encoding forkhead box protein I2, with protein MHAFGPPAEPPPHAQELLDVAACPGIYPPGRSLPQPHTTANPYLWLGGPPTAYLPAGPFLPSGCAGAQRPLSVSPGAERGWPELAAQQELLRPARPPYSYSALIAMAIHSAPGRRRTLSQIYQYVADNFPFYKKSKAGWQNSIRHNLSLNDCFKKVPRDEDDPGKGNYWTLDPNCEKMFDNGNFRRRRKRRAEASMPEGAGGLRGSPSADTPFYGAQM; from the exons ATGCACGCCTTCGGGCCACCTGCCGAGCCGCCGCCTCacgcccaggagctgctggacgTGGCGGCGTGTCCCGGTATCTACCCACCGGGCAGGTCCTTGCCCCAGCCTCACACCACCGCTAACCCTTACCTGTGGCTCGGCGGCCCCCCCACGGCCTACCTGCCCGCCGGCCCCTTCCTGCCCTCGGGCTGCGCCGGCGCGCAGCGGCCGCTGTCGGTGTCCccgggagcggagcggggctgGCCAGAGCTGGCAGCGCAGCAGGAGCTCCTGCGCCCTGCGCGGCCGCCCTACTCCTACTCGGCGCTGATCGCCATGGCCATCCACAGCGCGCCGGGCCGGCGGCGGACCCTCAGCCAGATCTACCAGTACGTGGCCGACAACTTCCCCTTctacaagaaaagcaaagcgGGCTGGCAGAACTCCATCCGCCACAACCTCTCCCTTAACGACTGCTTCAAGAAGGTCCCGCGGGACGAGGACGACCCGG gcAAAGGCAACTACTGGACCCTCGACCCCAACTGCGAGAAGATGTTTGATAACGGCAatttcaggaggaggaggaagagacgGGCTGAGGCCAGCATGCCAgaaggggctggggggctgCGGGGGTCCCCCAGTGCTGATACCCCCTTCTATGGAGCCCAGATGTGA